The following proteins are co-located in the Shouchella hunanensis genome:
- a CDS encoding response regulator produces MYQLLIVDDEDATLQGLASLPWHQLTISQVHCARSARKANEILAAFPIDVLITDIRMPGRSGLELLQDVTKFSIQPKCILLSGYSDFSYAQAAIKAQAVDYLLKPVRDEELIYAVEQALVKKIEEKKERYMQEQTVAAIKSNLSFVGESVFQPWISGEKGDDALKAELVHYGMAHQSDIRTIPITVRVEHSQNSSHGWKQMINEELAEAYVLLEKHVSLNAISYLLYPVHHSDPLLVEKDVHDRAVRLRKALKKDLFYGVTIKVGAPLIFWKQAKQYLRKPLVDSTSEEIQQDSLAKRVKEFIDASFMKQPTLQDIATNLYLNPSYVSKRFKEETGETLTDYIHRLRMNRAVTLLTQTNMKVSLISEELGYQHASYFIRVFKKEFKQTPHEFRQR; encoded by the coding sequence ATGTACCAGCTATTAATTGTGGATGATGAAGACGCTACATTACAAGGATTAGCAAGCTTACCATGGCATCAACTTACGATTAGCCAGGTTCACTGTGCACGCTCCGCTCGAAAAGCGAATGAAATCTTAGCGGCATTTCCTATAGATGTTTTGATTACCGATATACGTATGCCAGGGCGTTCAGGTCTTGAGTTATTACAGGATGTAACGAAGTTTTCCATACAACCTAAATGTATTTTACTTTCTGGTTATTCAGATTTTTCCTATGCGCAAGCAGCGATAAAGGCACAGGCAGTCGATTATTTACTAAAACCAGTTAGAGATGAAGAGCTCATTTATGCAGTTGAACAAGCATTAGTAAAAAAGATTGAAGAGAAAAAGGAACGGTATATGCAAGAACAAACTGTTGCAGCGATAAAAAGTAACTTAAGTTTTGTAGGAGAGTCGGTCTTTCAGCCATGGATTAGTGGAGAAAAGGGAGATGATGCTCTAAAAGCAGAGCTTGTGCATTACGGTATGGCTCATCAAAGCGATATTCGTACCATTCCCATTACCGTTCGTGTTGAGCACAGCCAGAATTCAAGCCATGGCTGGAAGCAGATGATTAATGAAGAACTTGCAGAAGCTTATGTTTTATTAGAAAAACATGTCTCTCTAAATGCGATCTCTTATCTTCTTTATCCTGTACATCACAGTGATCCATTGCTAGTAGAAAAAGATGTTCATGATCGTGCCGTTCGATTACGAAAAGCATTGAAAAAGGATCTTTTTTATGGAGTGACGATAAAAGTGGGGGCGCCATTAATTTTTTGGAAGCAGGCAAAACAGTATCTTCGTAAACCGCTAGTGGATTCAACTAGCGAAGAAATTCAACAAGATTCGCTAGCAAAAAGAGTGAAAGAATTTATAGATGCTTCGTTTATGAAGCAGCCAACGCTACAAGACATAGCAACGAATCTATATTTAAATCCATCCTATGTATCAAAGCGTTTTAAAGAAGAAACAGGCGAAACATTGACAGATTATATTCACCGCTTACGCATGAATCGTGCTGTTACGTTATTAACACAAACGAATATGAAAGTCAGTCTAATATCAGAAGAATTAGGGTATCAGCATGCCTCTTATTTTATTCGAGTGTTCAAGAAAGAATTTAAGCAGACGCCACATGAATTTAGACAGCGCTAA
- a CDS encoding cache domain-containing sensor histidine kinase has product MFKQKSLFYKMVVSIILFLVPVVIVYTYSNMVSERVVRDEIDTRNINRLDVSMNRLEADLWQVSQFLVALSIDSDTNRLRNIDLLSPYDSIELQQDIQEKLLLYQQLSTFLVDVTIFFPDGERQLSTMMKSPERPETLSPSWTYIADGEGNDSDRPYFVQHVKDSITHHNENQAVIVEARIYIEAVQHHLNDLALANDGYSFLYHPHHELIKPVGTNHEFPLDYNFSLQLDDEERGTERFTLGQDDYTLSYISSTSLDWVLVDLVPLEDVLSPIATTRTWFYATGFVLLLLGVAAAWLLNTQLLQPIGTLKDAILQFKRGHYYTRMAVPDQKEFAIAMSGFNDMADQIQTLIEEVYEEKIRSQQATLKLLQAQIDPHFLYNCLFYIKNMAKINNTDAVEAMALHLGDYFRYRTEVEKEETTVEEELKLVNNFLAIHSLRKRDLSYSMNLPEDLLKQPIPRLLIQPIVENAIVHGIADVEERAEIRIHGKLLEEGWQICVDDNGHTVSTDSLARIQKLLESQEEAMNHYGLRNVHQRMRHRFGANSGLVVGFSELGGLNVTLLYKLDKAYQNGE; this is encoded by the coding sequence ATGTTCAAACAAAAAAGCTTATTTTACAAGATGGTCGTAAGCATTATTCTTTTTCTAGTACCTGTAGTCATTGTTTATACGTATTCAAACATGGTCAGTGAACGAGTGGTTCGAGATGAAATCGATACGCGAAACATCAATCGGCTTGATGTCTCAATGAATCGTCTAGAAGCGGATCTTTGGCAAGTGTCACAATTTCTCGTGGCATTAAGCATTGATTCGGATACAAATCGACTAAGGAATATTGATTTACTGAGTCCGTACGATTCAATAGAGCTTCAGCAGGACATTCAAGAGAAGTTATTGCTTTACCAGCAGCTTAGTACATTTTTAGTTGATGTGACGATCTTTTTTCCGGATGGGGAAAGACAATTATCCACCATGATGAAATCCCCAGAACGACCAGAAACGCTATCCCCTTCCTGGACATATATTGCCGATGGAGAAGGGAATGATTCGGATCGCCCTTATTTTGTTCAGCACGTGAAAGACTCGATTACTCATCATAATGAGAATCAAGCTGTTATTGTTGAAGCACGGATTTATATTGAAGCTGTCCAACACCATTTAAATGATTTAGCTCTAGCAAATGATGGTTATTCATTCCTGTATCATCCACATCACGAATTAATTAAACCGGTAGGCACCAATCATGAGTTTCCACTGGATTACAACTTTTCACTCCAATTAGATGACGAAGAGAGGGGAACGGAACGGTTTACATTAGGTCAAGATGATTACACATTATCGTATATTTCCTCGACAAGTTTAGATTGGGTTCTCGTCGATCTTGTTCCGCTAGAAGATGTGTTAAGTCCTATTGCGACAACACGAACTTGGTTTTATGCAACTGGATTTGTGTTGTTGCTTTTAGGTGTTGCTGCAGCTTGGTTATTAAATACGCAATTATTGCAGCCAATCGGAACATTAAAGGATGCCATTCTCCAGTTTAAAAGAGGACACTACTACACGCGGATGGCTGTTCCAGACCAAAAGGAATTTGCTATTGCAATGAGTGGGTTTAATGATATGGCTGATCAAATTCAAACGTTAATAGAAGAAGTGTATGAAGAGAAAATTCGATCTCAGCAAGCAACATTAAAATTGCTGCAAGCTCAAATAGATCCACACTTTCTATACAATTGCCTCTTCTATATTAAAAACATGGCGAAAATAAACAATACAGATGCTGTCGAAGCAATGGCGCTTCATTTAGGTGACTATTTCCGCTATCGAACAGAAGTAGAAAAGGAAGAAACGACTGTAGAAGAAGAATTGAAGTTAGTAAACAATTTTTTAGCCATCCATTCTTTGCGGAAGCGTGATTTAAGCTATTCTATGAATCTACCAGAAGACCTTTTAAAGCAACCTATTCCGCGACTACTTATTCAGCCTATTGTGGAGAATGCCATCGTTCATGGGATAGCTGATGTCGAGGAAAGGGCGGAAATTCGAATTCATGGAAAGCTTCTAGAAGAAGGCTGGCAAATATGCGTAGATGATAATGGACACACTGTCTCGACTGATTCATTAGCTAGGATTCAGAAGCTACTAGAATCCCAAGAAGAGGCGATGAATCATTACGGACTACGGAATGTTCATCAACGCATGCGCCATCGTTTTGGGGCGAATTCAGGTTTAGTTGTCGGCTTTTCTGAGCTTGGCGGTTTAAACGTTACTCTTTTATATAAACTGGACAAAGCGTATCAAAATGGGGAGTGA